One Paraburkholderia dioscoreae DNA segment encodes these proteins:
- a CDS encoding fimbria/pilus outer membrane usher protein, with protein MTLSSRHGGLDGGRVPRLDPLYLAVLSALLFWHVSADAAPTPSASDDVQFDSGFLAHTGGGSIDLTRFEKGNIVLPGEYSVDVYVNGNNVTRTQITFRQVGGKKDAQPCFGAVLLESLGVDLQKLPVDVRDRKPSEACIELPQIIADASTAFAFDDQRLSLSIPQSALRRTPRGYVSPDRWDSGVTTGLLNYSADVYATRNNGGPSTSQGFAGLTAGFNLGDWHFRHQGSYSWANGAGARYQDIATYVQRDMPSLTSQLTVGEAYTSGDLFDSTQFRGIKFETDDRMLPDSMRGYAPIIRGIARSNARVTITQNGVKIYEATVAPGAFEIDDLYATGYGGDLNVSVKEADGSSHDFSVPYAAVPLALRPGTHRYSFVAGTVRPSQGDSNPVFMQSTWRQGITNLITGYGGMTAAQGYMSFVLGTALNTSFGAWGLDVTQAMTSVPGEKRYNGTSARISYSKSITQTSTDIAIAAYRYSTGGFFGLNDAMLARERVRDGGLASDIARQRSRASLSVNQDLGGRAGRFGMTLSASNYWNRHGSDLTYSAAYSNVFRNLSYQLSVTRENTSLDSRNTTFYASVSIPLGKTKPVIASSSVTFDDHGNARGQATLSGSTGRDDTLFYSMTGNYASQTGGSSADGSGTLVYRAPYAELTGSAGAGQHYQQGSIGVRGAVVAHPGGITLSQPLSDTFAIVEAPGAAGARVLNSQGVRVDSRGYAIAPTLTPYSLNEIELDPSGLPLDVELRVTSQQVAPRAGAVPLIKFQTAVGRTALITVRQANGEALPFGAPVLDESGKEVGVVGQGGRILARGLETQGTLTVRWTNDSGMSCAVPYTLAPTKDGNSVHGYQTIETTCRPLPISAASKPSAE; from the coding sequence ATGACGTTATCTTCCCGCCATGGTGGCCTCGACGGTGGTCGGGTGCCGCGACTCGACCCGCTCTATCTTGCCGTACTGTCCGCGCTTCTGTTCTGGCACGTATCGGCCGATGCAGCACCCACGCCTTCCGCATCCGACGACGTTCAGTTCGATAGCGGCTTTCTTGCCCATACTGGCGGTGGCAGCATCGACCTTACCCGTTTCGAGAAGGGCAATATCGTATTGCCAGGCGAATACAGCGTCGATGTCTATGTCAACGGCAACAACGTTACGCGCACCCAGATCACGTTTCGCCAGGTAGGGGGTAAGAAGGATGCGCAGCCGTGCTTCGGTGCAGTGCTCCTCGAGAGCCTCGGCGTCGATCTGCAGAAGCTGCCGGTCGACGTGCGAGACCGGAAGCCGAGCGAGGCGTGCATCGAGCTTCCGCAGATCATCGCAGACGCAAGCACCGCCTTCGCATTCGACGATCAGCGTCTCTCGCTCAGCATCCCGCAAAGCGCGCTGCGCAGGACGCCGCGGGGCTATGTCAGCCCGGATCGGTGGGATTCCGGCGTGACCACCGGCCTGCTGAACTACAGCGCGGACGTGTATGCCACCCGCAACAACGGTGGACCTTCGACATCGCAGGGCTTTGCGGGGCTGACGGCCGGGTTCAATCTGGGCGACTGGCATTTCCGTCATCAAGGATCGTATAGCTGGGCGAACGGCGCCGGCGCGCGCTATCAGGACATCGCGACGTATGTTCAGCGCGACATGCCGTCCCTCACCTCGCAACTGACGGTCGGCGAAGCCTATACGTCTGGCGATCTTTTCGATTCCACCCAGTTTCGCGGCATCAAGTTCGAGACGGATGACCGGATGTTGCCCGACTCCATGCGCGGCTACGCGCCGATCATCCGGGGTATCGCGAGGAGCAATGCGCGCGTCACGATCACGCAGAACGGCGTCAAGATCTATGAAGCGACGGTCGCGCCGGGCGCATTCGAGATCGACGATCTGTATGCCACGGGCTACGGCGGCGACCTGAACGTTTCGGTCAAGGAAGCCGATGGTTCCTCCCACGATTTCTCGGTGCCATATGCGGCGGTTCCGCTCGCATTGCGTCCCGGTACGCACCGCTATAGCTTCGTGGCCGGCACCGTCCGGCCATCGCAAGGCGACAGCAATCCGGTGTTCATGCAGAGCACATGGCGGCAAGGCATCACAAACCTGATAACCGGTTACGGTGGCATGACCGCCGCGCAGGGTTACATGTCGTTCGTGCTGGGCACCGCCCTGAATACTTCATTCGGCGCGTGGGGACTGGACGTCACGCAGGCAATGACGTCCGTGCCGGGAGAGAAGCGCTATAACGGGACCAGTGCGCGGATCAGCTACTCGAAGTCGATTACGCAGACGTCCACGGATATCGCTATTGCGGCATACAGATACTCTACCGGCGGCTTCTTCGGTCTCAACGATGCCATGCTGGCGCGCGAGCGCGTCCGCGACGGCGGATTGGCGAGCGATATTGCTCGCCAGCGCAGCCGCGCTTCGCTGTCGGTCAATCAGGATCTGGGCGGACGCGCGGGTCGCTTCGGCATGACGTTGTCGGCGAGCAATTACTGGAACCGTCACGGGTCGGACCTGACCTATTCCGCCGCGTACTCGAACGTGTTCCGCAACCTCAGCTATCAGCTGTCGGTGACGCGCGAAAACACCAGCCTCGACAGCAGGAACACGACGTTCTACGCGAGCGTCAGCATCCCGCTCGGCAAGACAAAGCCGGTCATCGCATCCTCCAGCGTGACGTTCGACGACCACGGCAACGCCCGCGGCCAGGCAACGCTGTCGGGCAGCACTGGCCGCGACGACACGCTGTTCTACAGCATGACGGGCAACTATGCGTCGCAAACCGGCGGCTCGTCGGCCGACGGAAGCGGCACGCTCGTCTACCGCGCGCCGTATGCGGAGTTGACCGGAAGTGCAGGCGCAGGCCAGCACTATCAGCAGGGCTCGATCGGCGTGCGTGGCGCAGTGGTCGCACATCCGGGCGGTATCACGTTGTCGCAACCGTTGTCCGATACCTTCGCCATCGTCGAGGCTCCCGGCGCGGCGGGCGCGCGGGTTCTCAACTCGCAAGGGGTACGCGTGGACAGTCGTGGCTATGCCATCGCGCCGACGCTCACGCCGTATTCGCTGAACGAAATCGAACTCGACCCGTCCGGACTGCCGCTCGATGTCGAACTGCGTGTCACGTCGCAGCAGGTGGCGCCGCGTGCCGGTGCCGTCCCGCTGATCAAGTTCCAGACCGCTGTTGGGCGCACGGCGCTGATCACTGTGCGTCAAGCCAATGGCGAAGCACTGCCGTTCGGCGCACCGGTTCTGGACGAGTCCGGCAAGGAAGTGGGCGTGGTCGGTCAGGGCGGCCGGATCCTCGCGCGCGGGCTCGAAACTCAGGGCACGTTGACGGTGCGCTGGACCAATGACAGCGGTATGTCATGCGCCGTGCCGTACACGCTGGCCCCGACCAAAGACGGCAACTCCGTGCACGGCTATCAGACGATTGAAACAACCTGCAGGCCATTGCCGATCAGCGCGGCCAGCAAGCCTTCCGCGGAATGA
- a CDS encoding fimbrial protein: MNRFLSIVVSAVSLAARTARVRWARNSLAAIGLMAALSSPAFAQYAFGQSTITVPARVAAGTVVARDYLTPQQLCYSTSCTLTYAELYQYGGGQRVPGPNVLTTVTGLSTRLIVNGKQITDGAVTPNLVITSPIEIQLVANGQQIIGGPLKANGSTPSPAYFIIRFGSSMYQIFLAATVQTIDGTCSVPDQLVTLPTAGLKKFGSAGTVQGAQSFSIRLNNCPAGFNRVGYSLIPVGTEVTGYPGALPLSADSSATGVRVRIADANGTPVTFNTSIKLNAYNKTTGGSYTVPYQASYIKTAANVTAGTVNGAMLVLVDYQ; the protein is encoded by the coding sequence ATGAACAGATTCCTTTCCATTGTGGTGTCGGCAGTCTCATTGGCCGCGCGGACCGCACGTGTTCGCTGGGCAAGAAACAGCCTGGCAGCCATAGGACTCATGGCCGCACTTTCGTCGCCGGCATTCGCCCAGTATGCATTCGGACAGTCGACGATTACTGTGCCCGCACGCGTCGCCGCCGGTACGGTAGTCGCGCGCGACTACCTCACGCCGCAACAGCTGTGCTATTCAACGAGCTGCACGCTGACCTACGCGGAGTTGTATCAGTACGGCGGAGGTCAAAGAGTCCCCGGCCCAAACGTTCTGACTACGGTCACGGGCCTTTCGACCCGATTGATCGTCAACGGGAAGCAGATAACCGATGGCGCGGTAACACCGAACCTGGTCATCACGAGTCCCATAGAGATCCAGTTGGTCGCCAACGGACAGCAGATCATCGGCGGCCCATTGAAAGCAAATGGCTCTACCCCCTCCCCTGCGTACTTCATCATCCGTTTTGGAAGCTCTATGTACCAGATCTTTCTTGCAGCAACGGTTCAGACGATCGATGGAACCTGTTCGGTTCCAGATCAGCTCGTCACGTTGCCGACAGCAGGGCTCAAGAAATTCGGCAGCGCAGGCACCGTTCAGGGCGCGCAGAGTTTCAGTATTCGCCTCAACAATTGCCCAGCAGGCTTCAATCGGGTGGGCTACAGCCTCATACCGGTCGGCACTGAAGTGACCGGCTACCCAGGCGCATTGCCACTCAGCGCCGACTCGAGCGCAACGGGCGTTCGCGTAAGAATTGCAGATGCAAACGGTACACCCGTGACATTCAACACGTCGATCAAACTCAATGCCTATAACAAAACCACCGGCGGGTCGTATACCGTGCCTTACCAGGCGTCGTACATCAAGACGGCAGCCAATGTCACGGCCGGCACGGTGAATGGCGCCATGCTGGTGCTGGTCGACTATCAATAG
- a CDS encoding EAL domain-containing protein yields the protein MMNPIALPRIARSLRIPVAVSIFLLVATIGIAIQLLVIGSRLDRQAADGSRGILDEIEKMVDQASDAATQTLTLAGQPCSRAVLRLREEVQSRPYVRSANLVDPEGVLYCSSLVGDVHEATDPNTFANGTLELLPFNRVTPDSSLLVLRRATHNGAALVAIDGRHLIKVLKTFDPAGTAMLRVGDVWLSPEGVLANGSAADGMKSAVANSMLYPLEIHAGYSRKNSVFDPLHRFALWQAAIVAVSALATSLFWWFASKPRNANRVFGDALLAGEFSPYLQPLVDAQSGEWIGAEILARWKRGNQGFVSPDQFIPIAEESGFIVPLTRELTTSVARALNAVDLPLGFHVSFNVSPTQLIGGGLIEDCRRFLHILRHSDVRLVLELTERELFVLDDAMRDSLASLRSLGVSIAIDDFGTGHANLSLLNDLSVDLLKVDKSLISSVADNTVAQPVLDCVIDLAKRLNVKVIAEGIETVAQWRYLERKGVRVLQGYHFARPMSLDAFATQVGTLA from the coding sequence ATGATGAACCCCATTGCCCTGCCGCGCATCGCGCGCTCCCTACGCATTCCGGTTGCCGTTTCCATTTTTCTGCTCGTCGCGACCATTGGAATTGCAATTCAGCTACTCGTTATCGGCTCGCGTCTGGACAGACAGGCGGCTGACGGCAGTCGCGGCATTCTCGACGAGATCGAGAAGATGGTCGACCAGGCCTCCGACGCAGCCACACAAACGCTCACACTCGCGGGGCAGCCGTGCTCCCGCGCGGTGCTCCGTCTGCGCGAGGAGGTTCAATCGCGGCCTTACGTGCGCTCGGCGAATCTCGTGGACCCCGAGGGCGTCCTGTACTGCTCGTCTCTGGTCGGAGACGTCCACGAAGCAACCGATCCGAACACGTTTGCGAACGGCACGCTGGAACTACTGCCTTTCAATCGTGTCACGCCCGATTCGTCGCTGCTCGTGCTGCGCAGGGCCACGCACAACGGTGCGGCCCTGGTTGCCATCGATGGCCGCCATTTGATCAAGGTGCTAAAGACGTTCGACCCCGCCGGAACCGCGATGCTTCGCGTAGGCGACGTCTGGTTGAGCCCGGAGGGTGTACTGGCGAACGGTAGCGCCGCCGACGGAATGAAGTCGGCCGTAGCGAATTCGATGCTTTATCCGCTGGAAATCCACGCGGGATACAGCCGGAAGAATTCTGTCTTCGATCCCCTACATCGCTTCGCGCTCTGGCAGGCTGCGATCGTCGCCGTATCGGCCCTCGCGACCTCGCTATTCTGGTGGTTTGCCAGCAAGCCCCGAAACGCAAACAGGGTATTTGGCGACGCGCTGTTGGCGGGTGAGTTCTCGCCCTACCTGCAGCCGCTGGTCGACGCGCAGAGCGGCGAATGGATTGGCGCCGAGATTCTCGCGCGCTGGAAACGCGGCAACCAGGGTTTCGTGTCGCCCGACCAGTTCATCCCGATCGCGGAGGAATCCGGATTCATCGTGCCGCTTACGCGGGAACTGACGACTTCGGTTGCCAGGGCGCTCAATGCCGTCGATCTTCCTCTGGGATTCCATGTCAGCTTCAACGTGTCTCCTACGCAACTCATCGGGGGAGGTCTGATCGAGGATTGTCGCCGCTTTCTGCATATCCTTCGGCACTCGGATGTTCGGCTCGTGCTGGAACTGACGGAGCGCGAGCTTTTCGTGCTGGACGACGCCATGCGCGATTCGCTTGCGAGCTTGCGCAGTCTCGGCGTCAGTATTGCGATAGACGACTTCGGCACGGGCCACGCAAACCTTTCGCTGCTGAACGATCTGAGTGTCGATCTCTTGAAAGTCGACAAAAGCCTGATCTCAAGTGTCGCCGACAATACAGTGGCGCAACCGGTTCTGGACTGCGTGATCGATCTCGCGAAGCGGCTGAACGTGAAGGTGATCGCGGAAGGCATCGAAACTGTGGCGCAATGGCGTTACCTCGAACGCAAGGGAGTGCGCGTGCTTCAGGGGTATCACTTCGCGCGGCCTATGTCGCTTGACGCCTTTGCGACGCAAGTGGGCACGTTGGCGTAA
- a CDS encoding DUF1214 domain-containing protein has translation MAGKLFDGTVAFDSTFYGRLARMIQEEPVQTRDGGKQYILHVPANVPAKEFWAVTVYDNLTRSMIATDTMKAGVSSKDKLQMQADGSVDIYFGPQAPAGVGSNWVKTLPGQGWFAYFRWYGPTQPFFDKTWALPDIVENH, from the coding sequence ATGGCCGGGAAATTATTCGACGGCACCGTCGCATTCGATAGTACTTTTTATGGCCGGCTCGCCCGCATGATCCAGGAGGAGCCTGTGCAAACGCGGGATGGTGGCAAGCAATACATCCTCCACGTACCAGCAAACGTTCCGGCCAAGGAGTTCTGGGCGGTCACTGTCTACGATAATCTGACACGCTCGATGATCGCTACCGATACGATGAAAGCGGGCGTGTCGAGTAAAGACAAGTTGCAGATGCAAGCTGACGGATCGGTGGATATTTATTTCGGGCCACAAGCGCCGGCGGGCGTAGGCAGCAACTGGGTGAAGACGTTGCCGGGCCAAGGCTGGTTTGCTTATTTCCGCTGGTATGGTCCAACCCAGCCGTTTTTCGATAAGACGTGGGCTTTGCCTGACATTGTAGAAAACCATTAG
- a CDS encoding autotransporter outer membrane beta-barrel domain-containing protein has protein sequence MKSTSRKLALNVKFELPARSSVILMTEVGAIFFCSTAARAQTAPCGLASGIYASAVCTPAVGTPATVTTTTGTTFTTPTGTSINVTARAADATASLSGTTVTNSGGAAANGVQVRVTSGTGNASAVFQSGTTAITMQGTSQDGVAISNNSAGSASVSVAPGATLNITNAVTGDEHDGLDVASTGSGNASVVHNGSGTISTAGGNALWIKAANTGTVNAQTGSGVTLSVDNTNSASGARNHAGLHIRSTGSGATTIDNAATIQAHGSNAFGIYTEGATGSVSVHNTGSITTDGLNGFGIRSTSGGGAIDISNAGAITTTGSAAHGIYANDNTNTAGPISVENNGELTVGGASAVDGSRAMFLTGRGNGSVIVTGNGNISVLGNPLTTRGQGILVGTELGNATVNYGGNITVQGSGAGGIRADSSGGNVQVIYTGNQIETFNTLANAIYATATSATGTVGITAQGNIITHSNAGSGDGTGISSFGLQGYSQGGDVSVTFTGSGIDVNGTGAAILAANAYTGTGLGTLTVANTGALVARGNRQQGIHTRSSTGTQTISNQGAIQTYGATGSAGILAEGAGAASISIVNEGSVTTRGTTSTGIDGRTQGGSVDIRNSAPVSAGWGASVGVSLGGATQTLSNTSSIQALSDVAVLADTSGLGSADNVVLQPIDPTLVAAPTPLSTVSAGSPSVFSFANSGEITGVVNATTSKVTVNNSGIWNLRSFVDSVGSGTRDTWNVAVSNLGTSGGNAVNNIGTLNLNAQPSGDMSTFNAAGAYLPLGQASNTPLPGGAVQGQILGVNTFTNSGMIDLTGGARAVGNVLVIGGGQTAGQDGGGVFVSNGGTLKLNTVLNQGGAHSQSDMLVVDSTRTGPGGPTRIQVNNIGGVGAVTSDNGIAVVDILDKSPAASDPNAFALNGRAVAGPYEYRLFRGNDQGTATDAWYLRSEESPVPPPNPEPPGPPEPTPGAPLYRPEVGAYLANQRVAGMMFVHSLHDRLGEPQYVEGQGFDPASDKPQSGWLRVVGRWEGSESSNGIFKTSTDSFLLNGGLEIAKWKLASETDRLHVGVMASYGNASTDAEAQGNPAHAKGNVEGWSVGAYGTWYQNDERKLGAYVDTWFQYGWFTNQVEGDLLPTVQYHAHGLGASGEVGYALPLPHDWVVEPQAQLIYIDYNENDITEPNGTRISGADSNGVITRLGVRTSRTWERADDRKVQPYLTLNWWYTDTTSSVSFNQVPVGTMYPHNQFEVKVGVNADLGKRWTGWTNVSGAWGQQSYYQYAVRAGVKYTW, from the coding sequence ATGAAGTCGACCTCAAGAAAGTTGGCCTTGAACGTGAAATTCGAACTACCAGCGCGCTCGTCAGTAATCCTGATGACAGAGGTCGGGGCAATTTTTTTCTGCTCCACTGCGGCGCGAGCTCAGACTGCGCCTTGCGGGTTGGCCTCTGGCATCTATGCCAGCGCTGTCTGCACGCCGGCGGTCGGAACGCCCGCGACCGTTACGACGACGACGGGTACGACGTTCACGACCCCCACCGGAACGAGTATCAACGTCACCGCCCGCGCCGCCGATGCGACGGCGTCCTTGTCGGGCACAACGGTCACCAATAGCGGCGGCGCCGCAGCAAACGGGGTGCAGGTTCGCGTGACGAGCGGCACAGGGAACGCCTCTGCCGTCTTCCAGAGCGGCACGACCGCGATCACGATGCAGGGCACTAGTCAGGATGGGGTTGCCATATCGAACAATTCGGCGGGAAGTGCGAGCGTTTCCGTGGCCCCCGGCGCGACGCTGAACATCACCAATGCCGTAACCGGGGACGAGCACGACGGCCTCGACGTCGCCAGCACAGGGAGCGGTAACGCTTCGGTAGTTCACAACGGCAGCGGCACGATCTCCACCGCGGGCGGTAATGCGTTATGGATAAAAGCGGCTAATACTGGCACGGTCAATGCGCAGACGGGCAGCGGAGTTACGCTGTCGGTCGATAACACCAATTCCGCCTCTGGAGCGCGCAACCATGCTGGCCTCCACATCCGCTCCACAGGATCGGGCGCCACGACAATCGACAACGCGGCCACGATTCAAGCCCATGGCTCCAATGCATTCGGCATCTATACCGAGGGCGCGACCGGTTCCGTTTCAGTTCACAACACCGGCTCAATCACCACTGACGGCCTGAACGGCTTCGGTATTCGTTCCACGTCTGGCGGCGGCGCGATCGATATCTCAAACGCTGGAGCGATCACAACGACCGGCTCTGCCGCTCACGGTATCTATGCAAACGACAACACCAATACGGCTGGTCCTATCTCGGTCGAAAACAATGGCGAGTTGACAGTCGGCGGCGCGAGCGCAGTGGACGGATCGCGAGCCATGTTTCTAACGGGCAGAGGCAACGGTAGCGTCATTGTTACGGGCAACGGTAACATCTCAGTGCTCGGTAACCCATTGACGACGCGCGGTCAGGGAATACTCGTCGGTACCGAACTCGGGAACGCTACGGTGAACTATGGCGGCAACATCACCGTACAAGGCTCGGGTGCCGGCGGAATTCGCGCCGATTCGAGCGGCGGAAACGTTCAGGTAATCTACACGGGCAACCAGATCGAGACCTTCAACACCCTGGCCAATGCCATTTATGCCACTGCGACATCCGCAACCGGGACGGTAGGCATCACTGCGCAGGGCAATATCATCACTCATTCCAACGCGGGCAGCGGCGACGGCACCGGTATCTCGTCGTTCGGTCTCCAGGGGTACAGCCAGGGCGGCGATGTCAGCGTTACGTTCACGGGCTCCGGCATCGACGTGAACGGAACCGGCGCGGCAATCCTTGCAGCCAATGCATATACAGGAACTGGCCTGGGTACACTAACAGTGGCCAACACCGGCGCGCTCGTCGCCCGGGGCAACCGACAGCAGGGCATTCACACGCGCTCGTCAACGGGCACACAAACTATCTCGAACCAGGGCGCCATTCAGACCTATGGCGCAACCGGGAGCGCCGGCATTCTCGCCGAGGGGGCGGGCGCCGCATCTATCTCGATCGTCAACGAGGGCTCGGTCACCACGCGCGGAACCACTTCAACCGGCATCGATGGACGTACGCAAGGCGGCTCCGTCGACATCCGCAACAGCGCGCCGGTGAGCGCGGGCTGGGGGGCGAGCGTCGGAGTTTCGCTCGGTGGCGCAACCCAGACGCTGAGCAACACGTCGAGCATCCAGGCACTGAGCGACGTTGCGGTACTTGCCGATACCTCCGGCCTCGGATCTGCCGACAACGTCGTGCTTCAACCGATCGACCCAACACTGGTCGCCGCGCCAACGCCGCTGTCGACGGTCAGCGCGGGTTCGCCATCGGTATTCAGCTTCGCCAACTCGGGCGAGATAACCGGCGTGGTCAATGCGACAACGTCGAAGGTCACCGTCAACAACAGTGGCATCTGGAATCTGCGCAGTTTCGTCGACAGCGTTGGGTCCGGCACACGGGACACCTGGAACGTCGCGGTGAGCAACCTGGGGACGAGCGGCGGCAACGCGGTCAACAATATCGGCACGCTCAATCTGAATGCTCAGCCATCGGGTGACATGAGCACTTTCAACGCGGCAGGTGCATATCTACCTCTGGGTCAGGCGAGCAACACGCCCCTGCCGGGTGGCGCGGTGCAGGGGCAGATACTTGGCGTGAACACGTTCACGAACAGCGGCATGATCGATCTCACGGGTGGCGCTCGTGCGGTGGGCAATGTACTTGTCATCGGCGGCGGACAGACCGCTGGCCAGGACGGCGGTGGCGTATTCGTGTCGAACGGTGGCACGCTGAAGCTGAACACGGTGCTCAATCAAGGTGGCGCACACAGCCAGTCCGACATGCTGGTGGTCGATTCGACCCGCACCGGTCCGGGAGGTCCGACCCGCATCCAGGTCAATAACATCGGTGGCGTCGGCGCCGTCACGAGCGATAACGGGATAGCCGTGGTGGACATTCTCGACAAGTCGCCCGCAGCGAGCGATCCAAATGCATTTGCGCTGAATGGACGTGCCGTAGCGGGCCCCTATGAATACAGGCTATTCCGTGGGAACGACCAGGGAACCGCGACCGATGCATGGTATCTGCGCTCGGAAGAGTCTCCGGTGCCTCCGCCAAACCCCGAACCACCTGGACCGCCCGAGCCAACGCCCGGCGCCCCGCTGTATCGGCCGGAGGTGGGAGCCTATCTGGCGAATCAGCGGGTCGCGGGGATGATGTTCGTCCATAGCCTGCACGACCGCCTGGGCGAGCCTCAGTACGTCGAAGGACAGGGTTTCGATCCCGCATCCGACAAACCACAGTCCGGTTGGCTACGGGTGGTGGGAAGATGGGAAGGGTCCGAAAGCAGTAACGGAATCTTCAAGACCAGCACTGACTCATTCCTGCTGAACGGCGGCCTCGAAATCGCAAAATGGAAGCTTGCGAGTGAGACCGACAGGCTGCACGTTGGCGTCATGGCGAGCTACGGCAACGCCAGCACCGATGCCGAAGCGCAGGGCAATCCGGCCCATGCCAAGGGCAACGTCGAAGGCTGGTCCGTTGGTGCTTATGGCACCTGGTACCAGAACGACGAACGGAAGCTGGGCGCCTATGTCGACACCTGGTTTCAGTACGGATGGTTCACGAACCAGGTCGAAGGCGATCTGCTGCCGACGGTCCAGTATCATGCGCATGGCCTTGGCGCGTCGGGCGAAGTCGGATATGCGCTACCTCTGCCGCACGATTGGGTCGTCGAACCCCAGGCACAACTCATCTATATCGACTACAACGAGAACGACATCACGGAGCCTAACGGCACACGCATCAGCGGAGCGGATTCGAACGGCGTCATCACGCGGCTTGGCGTTCGCACCAGCCGCACATGGGAGAGGGCCGACGACCGTAAGGTGCAGCCATACCTCACATTGAACTGGTGGTATACGGATACGACCAGCAGTGTGAGCTTCAATCAGGTGCCGGTCGGCACGATGTATCCGCACAACCAGTTCGAAGTGAAGGTAGGCGTCAACGCTGACCTCGGAAAGCGGTGGACTGGGTGGACGAACGTCTCCGGCGCCTGGGGGCAGCAGAGTTACTACCAGTATGCGGTGCGCGCGGGCGTCAAATATACGTGGTAA